The segment GAAATCCGGTCCGACGAAAGCATCGAAAGACCTGCATGATGGGGCTGTGGGGCTATGGCAGGGTCATTGTGGTTGGAATGAGATTGGGGTGAAGATGAACGTTCTTTTGACCTGCATAGGGAGACGGCGCTATCTGGTGGAGTATTTCAAGTCGGAGCTGAACGGGACCGGCATGGTGCTTGGGGTGGACATGCAACGCGGCGCGCCGGCCGCGAGCGCATGCGACATGTTCCTGGTAGGCCCCGGCCTCTTGGCGGATAACTACATCGACTTCCTGATCGATGTATGCAGGGTGCATCGGGTCTCGGCCCTCCTGTCGCTGAATGACTTGGAGCTCCCGCTCATTGCCGAGCACGCTCAACGGTTTCGGGAAATCGGAACGATACCGGTCATCTCGTCGGCAGAGGTCATTAGCCTTTGCGCGGACAAGTTCCTGACTGCGCAGTTCGCCGAATCAATCGGGCTGTCCACGCCGCGCAGCTATGCGACCCTCGAAAGTGCAGAGCATGCCATTGCGACGGGCTCGGTAGCCTTCCCTCTGATTGTCAAGCCCCGCTGGGGCAGCGCTAGTTTTGGCATCTTCGTCGTCGAGGACCTGAACGAGCTTCGCTTCGCCCGTGCGTACTGCCAGCGGATCTTGCAGAAATCGATCTTCGCAAAGATGGGACAGCCAGGGATGGAGGTGCTGATCCAGGAAGTGATCTCGGGCCAGGAGTACGGGCTCGATATCTTCAACGACTTTGAGGCGAGGCCGATCGGGTTTGCGGTCCGCAAGAAGCTGTCGATGCGGGCGGGGGAGACGGACCGGGCGATCACTGTCGAAAGCGCGCCATTCAACGACCTGGCCACGCGAATCAGTCGCGAATTGCGGCACATCGGCAATGTCGACTGCGATGTGATCGAGCGCGACGGGCGTCAGTACCTCCTGGAGATGAATCCAAGATTCGGAGGAGGCTATCCCTTCACCCATATAGCGGGAGCCAACCTGGTGCGGATACTGCTGAACTGCGTGCGCGGCGGGCAGCAAGGGCAGGAAGTCCGCTATCAGGCCGGTATCGAACTGGCCAAGTGCGACTACCCGGTCGGCGTGGGAGCACGGGTTGAGGAGGGATAAAGGCAGGCGCTAACAATCAATGCAACAGGACGGAGCAGCCACACTCGTCCGAGATGGATCTTGAACCAGACTGTCGGCAAATCGCGGCGATTTCCGTGAGCGGTTGCGCGCTCATTTCCATGGCGCGCCGGGTCAATTCGGCAGCGCTGCTCAGTGTGAGCACAGCGAGGCAGATGCCCGGGAGCCGCCAGGCGACAGGTGC is part of the Cupriavidus necator genome and harbors:
- a CDS encoding ATP-grasp domain-containing protein translates to MNVLLTCIGRRRYLVEYFKSELNGTGMVLGVDMQRGAPAASACDMFLVGPGLLADNYIDFLIDVCRVHRVSALLSLNDLELPLIAEHAQRFREIGTIPVISSAEVISLCADKFLTAQFAESIGLSTPRSYATLESAEHAIATGSVAFPLIVKPRWGSASFGIFVVEDLNELRFARAYCQRILQKSIFAKMGQPGMEVLIQEVISGQEYGLDIFNDFEARPIGFAVRKKLSMRAGETDRAITVESAPFNDLATRISRELRHIGNVDCDVIERDGRQYLLEMNPRFGGGYPFTHIAGANLVRILLNCVRGGQQGQEVRYQAGIELAKCDYPVGVGARVEEG